The following are from one region of the Calypte anna isolate BGI_N300 chromosome 13, bCalAnn1_v1.p, whole genome shotgun sequence genome:
- the HNRNPH1 gene encoding heterogeneous nuclear ribonucleoprotein H isoform X16 — MDPCHTEETEGEIPGLGFSDRSEQIVSRGVASAFEAATTEAETEQSLTPNVMLNTESTEGYVVKVRGLPWSCSTEEVQRFFSDCKILNGALGIRFIYTREGRPSGEAFAELESEEDVKLALKKDRETMGHRYVEVFKSNNVEMDWVLKHTGPNSPDTANDGFVRLRGLPFGCSKEEIVQFFSGLEIVPNGITLPVDFQGRSTGEAFVQFASQEIAEKALKKHKERIGHRYIEIFKSSRAEVRTHYDPPRKLLAMQRPGPYDRPGLTRGYNSLGRGSSLERMRRGAYGGGYGGYDDYNGYNDGYGFGSDRFGREWTLFSAGMSDHRYGDGTSTFQSTTGHCVHMRGLPYRATENDIYNFFSPLNPVRVHIEIGPDGRVTGEADVEFATHEDAVAAMSKDKANMQHRYVELFLNSTAGGTGGAYGSQMMGAMVKESEGVVQDWNTSTLAGSQSSYGGPANQQLSGGYGGGYGGQSSMSGYVDGVYAVAQQGQALGECCYESA, encoded by the exons GCTTCAGTGACCGAAGCGAGCAGATTGTTTCACGTGGGGTAGCGTCAGCCTTTGAAGCTG CAACCACAGAAGCTGAGACGGAGCAGAGCCTCACCCCCAACGTGATGCTCAACACGGAGAGCACCGAGGGATATGTGGTGAAAGTCAGGGGGCTGCCTTGGTCCTGCTCCACTGAGGAagtgcagaggtttttttccg ATTGCAAAATTCTGAATGGGGCTCTGGGCATCCGTTTCATCTACACCAGGGAGGGCAGACCCAGTGGAGAAGCATTTGCTGAACTTGAATCAGAGGAGGATGTGAAATTGGCCCtgaaaaaagacagagagaCAATGGGACACAGATACGTTGAAG TTTTCAAGTCAAACAACGTTGAAATGGATTGGGTTCTGAAGCATACTGGTCCCAACAGCCCTGATACAGCTAATGATGGTTTTGTACGTCTTAGAGGACTCCCATTTGGCTGTAGTAAAGAAGAAATTGTACAGTTCTTTTCAG GGTTGGAAATCGTGCCAAATGGGATAACATTGCCGGTGGACTTCCAGGGGAGGAGTACGGGGGAGGCCTTCGTGCAGTTTGCTTCACAGGAAATAGCTGAAAAGGCTCTAAAGAAACACAAGGAAAGAATAGGGCACAG GTACATTGAGATCTTCAAGAGCAGTCGAGCAGAAGTGCGCACTCACTACGACCCTCCACGCAAGCTCTTGGCCATGCAGAGACCCGGTCCTTACGACAGACCTGGTCTTACCCGGGGATATAACAGTCTTGGTAGAGGAAGTAGCTTGGAAAGAATGAGGCGTGGAGCTTACGGAGGAG GTTATGGAGGTTATGATGACTACAATGGGTATAATGATGGCTATGGTTTTGGGTCTGATAGATTTGGAAGAG AATGGACTCTTTTCTCTGCAGGAATGTCGGACCACAGATACGGCGACGGGACGTCCACCTTCCAGAGCACGACCGGCCACTGCGTCCACATGAGAGGTCTGCCTTACAGAGCTACAGAGAATGACATCTATAAC TTCTTCTCACCTCTGAACCCTGTAAGAGTACACATTGAAATCGGACCAGATGGCAGAGTAACTGGGGAGGCAGACGTGGAATTTGCTACTCATGAGGATGCAGTGGCTGCCATGTCCAAAGACAAAGCAAATATGC aacaCAGATACGTAGAACTCTTCTTGAATTCTACAGCAGGAGGAACTGGTGGTGCCTATGGCAGTCAGATGATGGGAGCAATGG TCAAGGAATCGGAAGGGGTAGTCCAAGATTGGAACACTAGCACATTGGCAG GAAGCCAATCCAGTTATGGTGGTCCAGCTAACCAGCAATTGAGTGGGGGTTATGGAGGAGGATATGGTGGCCAAAGCAGCATGAGTGGATATG TAGATGGTGTTTACGCGGTGGCCCAGCAAGGACAGGCGTTGGGGGAATGCTGCTACGAGTCGGCCTGA
- the HNRNPH1 gene encoding heterogeneous nuclear ribonucleoprotein H isoform X21, with the protein MDPCHTEETEGEIPGLGFSDRSEQIVSRGVASAFEAATTEAETEQSLTPNVMLNTESTEGYVVKVRGLPWSCSTEEVQRFFSDCKILNGALGIRFIYTREGRPSGEAFAELESEEDVKLALKKDRETMGHRYVEVFKSNNVEMDWVLKHTGPNSPDTANDGFVRLRGLPFGCSKEEIVQFFSGLEIVPNGITLPVDFQGRSTGEAFVQFASQEIAEKALKKHKERIGHRYIEIFKSSRAEVRTHYDPPRKLLAMQRPGPYDRPGLTRGYNSLGRGSSLERMRRGAYGGGYGGYDDYNGYNDGYGFGSDRFGRGMSDHRYGDGTSTFQSTTGHCVHMRGLPYRATENDIYNFFSPLNPVRVHIEIGPDGRVTGEADVEFATHEDAVAAMSKDKANMQHRYVELFLNSTAGGTGGAYGSQMMGAMVKESEGVVQDWNTSTLAGSQSSYGGPANQQLSGGYGGGYGGQSSMSGYDGVYAVAQQGQALGECCYESA; encoded by the exons GCTTCAGTGACCGAAGCGAGCAGATTGTTTCACGTGGGGTAGCGTCAGCCTTTGAAGCTG CAACCACAGAAGCTGAGACGGAGCAGAGCCTCACCCCCAACGTGATGCTCAACACGGAGAGCACCGAGGGATATGTGGTGAAAGTCAGGGGGCTGCCTTGGTCCTGCTCCACTGAGGAagtgcagaggtttttttccg ATTGCAAAATTCTGAATGGGGCTCTGGGCATCCGTTTCATCTACACCAGGGAGGGCAGACCCAGTGGAGAAGCATTTGCTGAACTTGAATCAGAGGAGGATGTGAAATTGGCCCtgaaaaaagacagagagaCAATGGGACACAGATACGTTGAAG TTTTCAAGTCAAACAACGTTGAAATGGATTGGGTTCTGAAGCATACTGGTCCCAACAGCCCTGATACAGCTAATGATGGTTTTGTACGTCTTAGAGGACTCCCATTTGGCTGTAGTAAAGAAGAAATTGTACAGTTCTTTTCAG GGTTGGAAATCGTGCCAAATGGGATAACATTGCCGGTGGACTTCCAGGGGAGGAGTACGGGGGAGGCCTTCGTGCAGTTTGCTTCACAGGAAATAGCTGAAAAGGCTCTAAAGAAACACAAGGAAAGAATAGGGCACAG GTACATTGAGATCTTCAAGAGCAGTCGAGCAGAAGTGCGCACTCACTACGACCCTCCACGCAAGCTCTTGGCCATGCAGAGACCCGGTCCTTACGACAGACCTGGTCTTACCCGGGGATATAACAGTCTTGGTAGAGGAAGTAGCTTGGAAAGAATGAGGCGTGGAGCTTACGGAGGAG GTTATGGAGGTTATGATGACTACAATGGGTATAATGATGGCTATGGTTTTGGGTCTGATAGATTTGGAAGAG GAATGTCGGACCACAGATACGGCGACGGGACGTCCACCTTCCAGAGCACGACCGGCCACTGCGTCCACATGAGAGGTCTGCCTTACAGAGCTACAGAGAATGACATCTATAAC TTCTTCTCACCTCTGAACCCTGTAAGAGTACACATTGAAATCGGACCAGATGGCAGAGTAACTGGGGAGGCAGACGTGGAATTTGCTACTCATGAGGATGCAGTGGCTGCCATGTCCAAAGACAAAGCAAATATGC aacaCAGATACGTAGAACTCTTCTTGAATTCTACAGCAGGAGGAACTGGTGGTGCCTATGGCAGTCAGATGATGGGAGCAATGG TCAAGGAATCGGAAGGGGTAGTCCAAGATTGGAACACTAGCACATTGGCAG GAAGCCAATCCAGTTATGGTGGTCCAGCTAACCAGCAATTGAGTGGGGGTTATGGAGGAGGATATGGTGGCCAAAGCAGCATGAGTGGATATG ATGGTGTTTACGCGGTGGCCCAGCAAGGACAGGCGTTGGGGGAATGCTGCTACGAGTCGGCCTGA
- the HNRNPH1 gene encoding heterogeneous nuclear ribonucleoprotein H isoform X20: MDPCHTEETEGEIPGLGFSDRSEQIVSRGVASAFEAATTEAETEQSLTPNVMLNTESTEGYVVKVRGLPWSCSTEEVQRFFSDCKILNGALGIRFIYTREGRPSGEAFAELESEEDVKLALKKDRETMGHRYVEVFKSNNVEMDWVLKHTGPNSPDTANDGFVRLRGLPFGCSKEEIVQFFSGLEIVPNGITLPVDFQGRSTGEAFVQFASQEIAEKALKKHKERIGHRYIEIFKSSRAEVRTHYDPPRKLLAMQRPGPYDRPGLTRGYNSLGRGSSLERMRRGAYGGGYGGYDDYNGYNDGYGFGSDRFGRGMSDHRYGDGTSTFQSTTGHCVHMRGLPYRATENDIYNFFSPLNPVRVHIEIGPDGRVTGEADVEFATHEDAVAAMSKDKANMQHRYVELFLNSTAGGTGGAYGSQMMGAMVKESEGVVQDWNTSTLAGSQSSYGGPANQQLSGGYGGGYGGQSSMSGYVDGVYAVAQQGQALGECCYESA; the protein is encoded by the exons GCTTCAGTGACCGAAGCGAGCAGATTGTTTCACGTGGGGTAGCGTCAGCCTTTGAAGCTG CAACCACAGAAGCTGAGACGGAGCAGAGCCTCACCCCCAACGTGATGCTCAACACGGAGAGCACCGAGGGATATGTGGTGAAAGTCAGGGGGCTGCCTTGGTCCTGCTCCACTGAGGAagtgcagaggtttttttccg ATTGCAAAATTCTGAATGGGGCTCTGGGCATCCGTTTCATCTACACCAGGGAGGGCAGACCCAGTGGAGAAGCATTTGCTGAACTTGAATCAGAGGAGGATGTGAAATTGGCCCtgaaaaaagacagagagaCAATGGGACACAGATACGTTGAAG TTTTCAAGTCAAACAACGTTGAAATGGATTGGGTTCTGAAGCATACTGGTCCCAACAGCCCTGATACAGCTAATGATGGTTTTGTACGTCTTAGAGGACTCCCATTTGGCTGTAGTAAAGAAGAAATTGTACAGTTCTTTTCAG GGTTGGAAATCGTGCCAAATGGGATAACATTGCCGGTGGACTTCCAGGGGAGGAGTACGGGGGAGGCCTTCGTGCAGTTTGCTTCACAGGAAATAGCTGAAAAGGCTCTAAAGAAACACAAGGAAAGAATAGGGCACAG GTACATTGAGATCTTCAAGAGCAGTCGAGCAGAAGTGCGCACTCACTACGACCCTCCACGCAAGCTCTTGGCCATGCAGAGACCCGGTCCTTACGACAGACCTGGTCTTACCCGGGGATATAACAGTCTTGGTAGAGGAAGTAGCTTGGAAAGAATGAGGCGTGGAGCTTACGGAGGAG GTTATGGAGGTTATGATGACTACAATGGGTATAATGATGGCTATGGTTTTGGGTCTGATAGATTTGGAAGAG GAATGTCGGACCACAGATACGGCGACGGGACGTCCACCTTCCAGAGCACGACCGGCCACTGCGTCCACATGAGAGGTCTGCCTTACAGAGCTACAGAGAATGACATCTATAAC TTCTTCTCACCTCTGAACCCTGTAAGAGTACACATTGAAATCGGACCAGATGGCAGAGTAACTGGGGAGGCAGACGTGGAATTTGCTACTCATGAGGATGCAGTGGCTGCCATGTCCAAAGACAAAGCAAATATGC aacaCAGATACGTAGAACTCTTCTTGAATTCTACAGCAGGAGGAACTGGTGGTGCCTATGGCAGTCAGATGATGGGAGCAATGG TCAAGGAATCGGAAGGGGTAGTCCAAGATTGGAACACTAGCACATTGGCAG GAAGCCAATCCAGTTATGGTGGTCCAGCTAACCAGCAATTGAGTGGGGGTTATGGAGGAGGATATGGTGGCCAAAGCAGCATGAGTGGATATG TAGATGGTGTTTACGCGGTGGCCCAGCAAGGACAGGCGTTGGGGGAATGCTGCTACGAGTCGGCCTGA
- the HNRNPH1 gene encoding heterogeneous nuclear ribonucleoprotein H isoform X19 → MDPCHTEETEGEIPGLGFSDRSEQIVSRGVASAFEAATTEAETEQSLTPNVMLNTESTEGYVVKVRGLPWSCSTEEVQRFFSDCKILNGALGIRFIYTREGRPSGEAFAELESEEDVKLALKKDRETMGHRYVEVFKSNNVEMDWVLKHTGPNSPDTANDGFVRLRGLPFGCSKEEIVQFFSGLEIVPNGITLPVDFQGRSTGEAFVQFASQEIAEKALKKHKERIGHRYIEIFKSSRAEVRTHYDPPRKLLAMQRPGPYDRPGLTRGYNSLGRGSSLERMRRGAYGGGYGGYDDYNGYNDGYGFGSDRFGRGMSDHRYGDGTSTFQSTTGHCVHMRGLPYRATENDIYNFFSPLNPVRVHIEIGPDGRVTGEADVEFATHEDAVAAMSKDKANMQHRYVELFLNSTAGGTGGAYGSQMMGAMVKESEGVVQDWNTSTLAGSQSSYGGPANQQLSGGYGGGYGGQSSMSGYVLGTVDGVYAVAQQGQALGECCYESA, encoded by the exons GCTTCAGTGACCGAAGCGAGCAGATTGTTTCACGTGGGGTAGCGTCAGCCTTTGAAGCTG CAACCACAGAAGCTGAGACGGAGCAGAGCCTCACCCCCAACGTGATGCTCAACACGGAGAGCACCGAGGGATATGTGGTGAAAGTCAGGGGGCTGCCTTGGTCCTGCTCCACTGAGGAagtgcagaggtttttttccg ATTGCAAAATTCTGAATGGGGCTCTGGGCATCCGTTTCATCTACACCAGGGAGGGCAGACCCAGTGGAGAAGCATTTGCTGAACTTGAATCAGAGGAGGATGTGAAATTGGCCCtgaaaaaagacagagagaCAATGGGACACAGATACGTTGAAG TTTTCAAGTCAAACAACGTTGAAATGGATTGGGTTCTGAAGCATACTGGTCCCAACAGCCCTGATACAGCTAATGATGGTTTTGTACGTCTTAGAGGACTCCCATTTGGCTGTAGTAAAGAAGAAATTGTACAGTTCTTTTCAG GGTTGGAAATCGTGCCAAATGGGATAACATTGCCGGTGGACTTCCAGGGGAGGAGTACGGGGGAGGCCTTCGTGCAGTTTGCTTCACAGGAAATAGCTGAAAAGGCTCTAAAGAAACACAAGGAAAGAATAGGGCACAG GTACATTGAGATCTTCAAGAGCAGTCGAGCAGAAGTGCGCACTCACTACGACCCTCCACGCAAGCTCTTGGCCATGCAGAGACCCGGTCCTTACGACAGACCTGGTCTTACCCGGGGATATAACAGTCTTGGTAGAGGAAGTAGCTTGGAAAGAATGAGGCGTGGAGCTTACGGAGGAG GTTATGGAGGTTATGATGACTACAATGGGTATAATGATGGCTATGGTTTTGGGTCTGATAGATTTGGAAGAG GAATGTCGGACCACAGATACGGCGACGGGACGTCCACCTTCCAGAGCACGACCGGCCACTGCGTCCACATGAGAGGTCTGCCTTACAGAGCTACAGAGAATGACATCTATAAC TTCTTCTCACCTCTGAACCCTGTAAGAGTACACATTGAAATCGGACCAGATGGCAGAGTAACTGGGGAGGCAGACGTGGAATTTGCTACTCATGAGGATGCAGTGGCTGCCATGTCCAAAGACAAAGCAAATATGC aacaCAGATACGTAGAACTCTTCTTGAATTCTACAGCAGGAGGAACTGGTGGTGCCTATGGCAGTCAGATGATGGGAGCAATGG TCAAGGAATCGGAAGGGGTAGTCCAAGATTGGAACACTAGCACATTGGCAG GAAGCCAATCCAGTTATGGTGGTCCAGCTAACCAGCAATTGAGTGGGGGTTATGGAGGAGGATATGGTGGCCAAAGCAGCATGAGTGGATATG TATTGGGCACAGTAGATGGTGTTTACGCGGTGGCCCAGCAAGGACAGGCGTTGGGGGAATGCTGCTACGAGTCGGCCTGA